A single genomic interval of Longimicrobiales bacterium harbors:
- a CDS encoding D-aminoacylase: MQRRTFIRRAATLGGAALAGISVTDAAHAAAPATHAGNAGARADLVLRRALIYDGSGGAPVRGDVAVSGGRIVEISAQLATRGDREVDLAGLALAPGFIDIHSHTDLSLLRDPRADSKVRQGVTTEVTGQDGGSVGWSEADFAAARERYAQQGIDLDFRDVPGFLRYIDAHGAAVNVASMIGAGHVRGLVIGNTDRPATDGDIERMVALVRAALNGGACGMSTGLEYTPGAFADAAELQTLAAPLRGTGLPFASHMRNEDDRLIAALEEVIGIGQRAGVAVHVSHLKAQGERNWWKTDAALRLLEDARAAGIDASFDVYPYEAYATGLSNLFPVWAREGGTDAFLSRLRDDATASRIERAVRDKIAMLGSWDSVQMSSASSADYAWVAGGRLGTLAQQRGVEPYALLLDIIVGDRASTRMVGFGMSEENIARKLAHPLSMVCSDGGAVAMGDGVPHPRNYGTFPRVLGRYVRELNALPLEQAIHKMTRKPADRLLFTDRGRIEVGAAADLVAFDPATVADRATFAEPHQYPVGVPHVIVGGTFVIENGEHTEARPGKAVRPSR, encoded by the coding sequence ATGCAGCGACGCACGTTCATCAGGCGCGCCGCCACGCTCGGCGGCGCCGCGCTAGCCGGCATCAGCGTCACCGATGCCGCCCATGCCGCCGCGCCTGCGACACACGCCGGCAATGCGGGCGCGCGCGCCGACCTGGTGCTGCGCCGGGCGCTGATCTACGACGGCTCGGGTGGCGCGCCGGTCCGCGGGGACGTGGCGGTGAGCGGCGGTCGCATCGTGGAGATCTCGGCGCAGCTCGCCACGCGTGGCGACCGTGAGGTGGACCTGGCCGGGCTCGCACTCGCGCCCGGATTTATCGACATCCATTCGCACACGGATCTGAGCCTGCTGCGCGACCCTCGCGCTGACAGCAAGGTGCGGCAGGGTGTGACGACCGAGGTCACCGGTCAGGACGGCGGGTCCGTCGGCTGGAGCGAAGCCGACTTCGCGGCGGCGCGCGAGCGTTATGCGCAGCAGGGGATCGACCTGGATTTCCGGGACGTCCCGGGATTCCTCCGCTACATCGATGCGCACGGTGCGGCCGTCAATGTCGCGAGCATGATCGGCGCGGGTCACGTCCGCGGCCTGGTGATCGGCAACACGGACCGGCCGGCGACGGACGGCGACATCGAACGCATGGTCGCCCTCGTACGCGCGGCGCTGAACGGAGGCGCGTGCGGCATGTCGACCGGGCTGGAGTATACGCCCGGTGCATTCGCCGATGCCGCGGAGCTCCAGACGCTCGCCGCTCCGCTGCGCGGTACCGGGCTGCCGTTCGCGAGTCACATGCGCAACGAGGATGACCGCCTCATCGCCGCACTGGAGGAAGTGATCGGCATCGGCCAGCGCGCCGGCGTAGCCGTCCATGTGTCGCATCTGAAGGCGCAGGGCGAACGCAACTGGTGGAAGACGGATGCAGCGCTGCGGCTGCTCGAGGATGCGCGTGCGGCAGGGATCGACGCGAGCTTCGATGTCTATCCCTACGAGGCTTACGCGACGGGCCTGTCGAACCTGTTCCCGGTGTGGGCGCGCGAGGGAGGGACCGACGCGTTTCTCTCACGACTGCGCGACGATGCGACTGCGTCACGAATCGAGCGCGCGGTCCGCGACAAGATCGCGATGCTGGGATCATGGGACTCCGTGCAGATGTCGTCCGCATCATCGGCGGACTATGCATGGGTGGCCGGTGGCAGGCTCGGCACGCTCGCGCAGCAACGCGGTGTCGAGCCGTATGCGCTTCTGCTCGACATCATCGTCGGCGACCGTGCGAGCACGCGCATGGTGGGCTTCGGCATGAGCGAGGAGAACATCGCGCGCAAGCTCGCGCACCCGCTGTCCATGGTATGTTCCGATGGCGGCGCCGTCGCCATGGGCGATGGCGTGCCGCACCCGCGCAACTATGGCACGTTTCCGCGCGTGCTCGGGCGGTACGTGCGCGAGCTGAACGCTCTGCCGCTCGAACAGGCCATTCACAAGATGACGCGCAAGCCGGCAGACCGGCTGCTGTTTACGGATCGCGGGCGCATTGAGGTCGGCGCTGCGGCGGATCTGGTGGCGTTCGATCCGGCCACGGTTGCAGACCGCGCAACGTTCGCGGAACCGCACCAATACCCGGTCGGCGTTCCGCACGTCATCGTCGGGGGCACGTTCGTGATCGAGAATGGCGAGCATACGGAGGCGCGGCCCGGCAAGGCGGTGCGGCCATCCAGGTGA
- a CDS encoding ABC transporter permease: protein MKAVVMVRVAVQSIVKNAMRTLLTMLGIIIGVGAVIIMVAVGAGAQAQIERQVQGLGTNMLVITAGAAQTGGVSQGAQTFNRLTVEDVDAIDSQNTLLAAVSPVIVTRLQVVGGEGNWRTMINGVDTDYTQIRDWGMESGVFFDESDVKAMRKVAVLGATVAANLFPHGDAVGQQLRVRDVPFTIVGVLASKGQTAEGSDQDDVVLAPYSTVQTRLSGRTFIAQILASTFNPQDVTAAQAEIAAIMRDSHGLAPNEPDDFQVRNQAELADAAQGTTQVMTLLLAAIASISLLVGGIGIMNIMLVSVTERTREIGLRLALGARGSDVQTQFLIESVVMSVAGGLLGVALGYTGSAVVAGITGWSTLISAPTVMMALGFAGAVGVFFGFYPARRAAGLDPIEALRYE from the coding sequence ATGAAGGCAGTCGTGATGGTCCGCGTGGCAGTGCAGAGCATCGTCAAGAACGCAATGCGCACGCTGCTTACGATGCTCGGCATCATCATCGGCGTCGGCGCCGTCATCATCATGGTGGCGGTCGGCGCGGGAGCACAGGCGCAGATCGAGCGCCAGGTGCAGGGGCTCGGAACGAACATGCTTGTGATCACGGCCGGTGCCGCGCAGACGGGCGGTGTCAGTCAGGGTGCGCAGACGTTCAACCGGCTGACCGTCGAGGACGTGGACGCGATCGATTCGCAGAACACACTGCTCGCCGCGGTGTCACCGGTGATCGTCACGCGACTGCAGGTGGTCGGCGGTGAGGGCAACTGGCGCACGATGATCAACGGCGTCGACACCGACTACACGCAGATCCGCGACTGGGGCATGGAGTCGGGCGTGTTCTTCGACGAGTCGGACGTGAAGGCCATGCGCAAGGTGGCCGTACTGGGCGCGACGGTCGCGGCCAACCTGTTCCCGCACGGTGATGCGGTCGGACAGCAGCTGCGCGTGCGCGACGTGCCGTTCACGATCGTCGGCGTGCTCGCATCCAAGGGGCAGACGGCGGAGGGCAGTGACCAGGATGACGTGGTGCTGGCGCCGTATTCGACCGTGCAGACGCGACTCAGCGGCCGCACGTTCATCGCGCAGATCCTGGCCAGTACGTTCAACCCTCAGGACGTGACGGCCGCACAGGCGGAGATCGCTGCAATCATGCGCGACAGCCATGGTCTCGCGCCGAACGAGCCGGATGACTTCCAGGTTCGCAACCAGGCCGAGCTCGCCGACGCGGCACAGGGGACGACTCAGGTCATGACGCTCCTGCTGGCGGCCATCGCGAGCATCTCTCTCCTGGTCGGCGGGATCGGCATCATGAACATCATGCTGGTGTCCGTGACCGAGCGCACCCGCGAGATCGGCTTGCGCCTCGCGCTCGGCGCACGCGGCAGCGACGTGCAGACCCAGTTCCTGATCGAGAGCGTTGTCATGTCGGTTGCGGGAGGACTGCTCGGCGTCGCGCTCGGTTACACGGGCAGTGCTGTCGTCGCCGGGATCACGGGCTGGAGCACGCTGATCTCGGCGCCAACAGTAATGATGGCGCTCGGGTTCGCCGGCGCAGTGGGCGTGTTCTTCGGCTTCTATCCGGCGCGGCGTGCGGCGGGCCTGGATCCGATCGAGGCGCTGCGGTACGAGTGA
- a CDS encoding ABC transporter ATP-binding protein, with product MANVIEARGLERVYRMGSTEVRALRGVDVTIGAGEMVAIMGASGSGKSTLMNILGCLDRPTSGSYTLDDVRVDELTKDRLADIRNRKLGFVFQGFNLLPRTSALENVELPLLYDRSGRKLDTRALATTALERVGLGDRLGHDPGELSGGQQQRVAIARALVTQPALLLADEPTGNLDSRTSMEVMALFQELNDEGVTVMLVTHEHDIAEYAKRVIELRDGRIIRDEAVLNRRIAALDAAGAVTYEMAGAA from the coding sequence ATGGCGAACGTGATCGAGGCGCGCGGGCTGGAGAGGGTATACCGCATGGGCAGCACGGAAGTGCGTGCGCTGCGCGGGGTGGACGTGACGATTGGCGCGGGTGAGATGGTGGCCATCATGGGCGCATCGGGCTCGGGCAAGTCGACGCTGATGAACATTCTGGGTTGCCTGGACCGGCCGACGAGCGGCAGCTACACGCTGGATGATGTGCGCGTGGATGAGCTCACGAAGGACCGGCTGGCCGACATCAGGAATCGCAAGCTCGGCTTCGTGTTCCAGGGCTTCAATCTCCTGCCGAGGACGAGCGCGCTGGAGAACGTCGAGCTGCCGCTGCTCTACGACCGTTCGGGACGGAAGCTGGACACGCGGGCGCTGGCTACGACGGCCCTCGAGCGTGTCGGGCTCGGCGACCGGCTCGGCCACGATCCGGGCGAGCTGTCGGGCGGCCAGCAACAGCGCGTGGCGATTGCACGCGCGCTCGTGACGCAGCCGGCACTGCTGCTTGCCGACGAGCCCACCGGCAACCTGGACTCCCGCACCTCCATGGAAGTGATGGCGCTGTTCCAGGAGCTGAACGACGAAGGCGTCACGGTAATGCTGGTTACGCACGAGCACGACATCGCGGAGTACGCGAAGCGTGTGATCGAGCTGCGCGACGGCAGAATCATCCGGGACGAGGCAGTACTGAACCGGCGCATTGCCGCACTCGATGCGGCAGGCGCAGTCACATACGAGATGGCAGGTGCCGCATGA
- a CDS encoding sigma-54 dependent transcriptional regulator, with amino-acid sequence MARILVVDDEEGIREFLADALGDDGHDVTQAADGLAALQRLHERAFDLVITDLRMPGALDGVDILRKAKADQPEIEVVVLTAHGTVDSAVEAMKLGAFDYLQKPLGSPAELRLIVARALERRRLLSMRDAAERVDALPPLSYGDPAMAPVLRGIEKVAPTNATVLLLGESGTGKEVAARTIHRNSRRADGPFIAVNCAAISENLMESEIFGHEKGAFTGATAARRGRLELAHGGTMFLDEIGELKQEMQAKLLRVLQERHFERVGGTRTIDTDVRWIAATNRDIADMLHTGEFREDLYHRLAVFPIELPPLRERTSDIAPLAETLLAQISADLGRPPLRLDEEAAHRIRSGAWPGNVRELRNTLERAAIMAEGDVIRGADITVQAGPPARTDDARTMNDIERDAIRTALDEVGGNRRLAAERLGIGVRTLYEKLKRYEID; translated from the coding sequence ATGGCGCGCATCCTCGTCGTCGATGACGAAGAAGGCATTCGCGAGTTCCTCGCGGATGCGCTCGGTGACGATGGCCATGATGTCACGCAGGCTGCCGACGGTCTTGCCGCACTGCAGCGGCTGCACGAGCGCGCGTTCGACCTGGTGATCACCGACCTGCGCATGCCGGGCGCCCTGGACGGCGTCGACATCCTGCGCAAGGCGAAAGCGGATCAGCCCGAGATCGAGGTCGTCGTCCTCACCGCCCACGGCACCGTCGACAGCGCGGTCGAAGCGATGAAGCTCGGCGCGTTCGACTATCTCCAGAAGCCGCTCGGCAGCCCCGCCGAGCTGCGGCTGATTGTCGCTCGCGCCCTGGAGCGGCGACGGCTGCTGTCAATGAGAGATGCCGCCGAACGCGTCGATGCGCTGCCGCCGCTCTCCTACGGTGACCCGGCCATGGCTCCCGTGCTCCGCGGCATAGAAAAGGTCGCCCCGACGAACGCGACCGTGCTGCTGCTCGGCGAGAGCGGCACGGGCAAGGAGGTGGCCGCCCGCACCATACACCGGAACAGCCGCCGCGCCGACGGGCCGTTCATTGCCGTCAACTGTGCCGCGATCTCCGAGAACCTGATGGAGAGTGAGATATTCGGCCACGAGAAGGGTGCGTTCACGGGCGCGACCGCCGCGCGCCGCGGGCGCCTCGAGCTCGCTCACGGCGGCACGATGTTCCTCGATGAGATCGGCGAGCTGAAACAGGAAATGCAGGCGAAGCTGCTGCGCGTGCTTCAGGAACGTCACTTCGAACGCGTGGGCGGTACCCGTACGATCGACACCGATGTACGATGGATCGCCGCCACGAACCGCGACATCGCGGACATGCTGCACACCGGCGAGTTCCGCGAGGACCTCTACCACCGGCTGGCCGTGTTCCCCATCGAGCTGCCGCCGCTGCGCGAGCGCACGAGCGATATCGCGCCGCTGGCCGAAACGCTGCTGGCACAGATCAGCGCAGACCTGGGACGCCCGCCGCTCCGCCTCGACGAGGAAGCGGCACACCGGATCCGGTCAGGTGCGTGGCCGGGTAACGTGCGCGAGCTGCGGAATACTCTGGAGCGCGCGGCGATCATGGCGGAGGGCGATGTCATCCGCGGTGCCGATATCACCGTGCAGGCAGGACCGCCCGCGCGCACCGATGACGCGCGCACGATGAACGACATCGAGCGCGACGCGATACGGACCGCGCTCGACGAGGTCGGCGGCAACCGCCGCCTCGCCGCGGAACGACTCGGCATCGGCGTTCGAACGCTGTACGAGAAGCTGAAGCGCTACGAGATCGACTGA
- a CDS encoding efflux RND transporter periplasmic adaptor subunit produces MKRKIWIPAAMVALALVVWAFVGRDAADAESYRFVAVEQGTIETVVTSTGVLQPTETVEVGTQVSGQVAELFADFNDRVTRGQLLARIDPVILQQEVQSSQATVMRNQAEVDQAERALARAKDLFAEKVITETELEQAQYSYTVAKAAFTSAQVGLERARRNLAYTEIRAPIDGIIVERAADLGQTVSASTSAPTLFLLAQDLSQMEILASVDENDIGRISSGQDVRFTVQAYGDQEFTGVVKQVRLQSVRQDNVVSYSVVIAVANPELRLLPAMTATVEFIVARADDVLKVPNAALRFQPTEEMRATAMANRQAANGSGDAAASEGERTARSGTARPAGAQTAARGTGTAARGTGGAARGTGSTNRSVLWLIDDSGAPKMVPVQTGMTDGQNTEVRGPGVSEGMEVIAGTTGGAGAQAAPNPFQSTQRAPGGPGRF; encoded by the coding sequence ATGAAGAGGAAGATCTGGATTCCCGCGGCAATGGTCGCCCTGGCCCTGGTGGTGTGGGCGTTCGTCGGACGCGATGCCGCGGATGCGGAATCGTACCGGTTCGTGGCAGTGGAGCAGGGCACGATCGAGACGGTGGTGACGAGCACGGGGGTGCTGCAGCCGACCGAGACCGTGGAGGTCGGCACGCAGGTGTCAGGTCAGGTCGCGGAGCTGTTTGCCGACTTCAATGACCGCGTGACGAGGGGTCAGCTGCTGGCGCGGATCGATCCCGTGATCCTGCAGCAGGAAGTACAGTCGTCGCAGGCGACGGTGATGCGCAATCAGGCGGAAGTCGACCAGGCAGAGCGTGCGCTGGCGCGAGCGAAGGATCTGTTCGCCGAGAAGGTGATCACGGAAACGGAGCTGGAGCAGGCGCAGTACAGCTACACGGTGGCGAAGGCGGCATTCACGTCCGCGCAGGTCGGGCTGGAGCGTGCGCGGCGCAACCTGGCATACACGGAGATCCGCGCGCCGATCGACGGCATCATCGTCGAGCGTGCGGCCGATCTCGGGCAGACGGTGTCGGCGAGCACATCTGCACCCACGCTGTTCCTGCTGGCGCAGGACCTGTCGCAGATGGAGATCCTGGCATCCGTCGATGAGAACGACATCGGCCGGATCTCGAGCGGCCAGGACGTTCGGTTCACGGTGCAGGCATACGGCGACCAGGAGTTCACGGGCGTCGTCAAGCAGGTGCGCCTGCAGTCGGTCAGGCAGGACAACGTGGTCAGCTACAGCGTCGTGATCGCTGTGGCGAACCCCGAGCTGCGGCTCCTGCCGGCCATGACCGCGACCGTCGAATTCATCGTGGCACGAGCCGATGACGTGCTCAAGGTGCCGAATGCCGCGCTGCGGTTCCAGCCGACGGAAGAGATGCGCGCGACGGCGATGGCGAACCGGCAGGCCGCGAACGGGTCGGGCGATGCTGCGGCGTCGGAAGGCGAGCGGACAGCGCGGAGCGGTACGGCACGTCCGGCCGGCGCGCAGACGGCGGCGCGTGGAACCGGGACGGCGGCGCGCGGAACGGGTGGGGCGGCGCGCGGAACGGGTTCGACGAACCGCAGCGTGCTGTGGCTGATCGACGACAGCGGTGCCCCGAAGATGGTGCCGGTGCAGACCGGCATGACCGATGGGCAGAACACCGAGGTACGCGGCCCGGGCGTGAGCGAGGGGATGGAAGTGATCGCCGGTACGACGGGCGGCGCCGGCGCACAGGCGGCACCGAACCCGTTCCAGAGCACGCAGCGTGCGCCGGGCGGCCCCGGCCGTTTCTAG
- a CDS encoding ATP-binding protein, which produces MNNTRPAGLARTGWLATTLALAVALVAGAFASYNGAQSAVSALNRGQADFLQAAVRDNFLQHTGAIADTMLAGLLEEHGDAGLRYVALLDSLGDVTMSAGEALLPLEPGAEPSFSPGPLEQTGDRIRLFMPRPPTFTEMAAQDSARRAARASGDQGRRGPPQRRWILIEMEPVLASTLESRAARSLALSIAAAVILTLAAILFWRTSGKYQSALLRLEEQRRLTLLGEMSAVLAHEIRNPLASLKGNAQLLAERLPTDSREHARAERVVGEATRLEALTSDLLDFARSTTVERQSIDPMEVLQASIGDVSADGFDVQSAGVPARWPMDPARIRQILVNVLQNARQASPEGSRPRVHVAQEDDRLVYEVRDFGDGLAPGTATRIFDPFFTTRTSGTGLGLAVARRAAEMHGGLVSARNHEEGGAVFRIEIPAGG; this is translated from the coding sequence GTGAACAACACACGGCCGGCCGGACTGGCGCGCACCGGATGGCTCGCGACGACGCTCGCCCTGGCGGTAGCGCTCGTGGCCGGTGCGTTCGCCAGCTACAACGGTGCGCAGTCGGCCGTGTCCGCGCTGAACCGTGGACAGGCGGACTTCCTGCAGGCCGCCGTGCGCGACAACTTCCTCCAGCACACCGGCGCGATCGCCGATACCATGCTGGCGGGCCTCCTCGAGGAACACGGTGATGCGGGGCTGCGCTACGTCGCGCTGCTCGACTCGCTCGGCGATGTCACGATGAGCGCCGGCGAGGCGCTGCTTCCACTGGAGCCGGGCGCCGAGCCCTCGTTCAGCCCCGGGCCGCTCGAGCAGACCGGCGACCGGATCCGGCTCTTCATGCCGCGCCCGCCGACGTTCACCGAGATGGCCGCACAGGACTCCGCGCGGCGGGCGGCGCGGGCGAGCGGCGATCAGGGCCGACGCGGACCGCCGCAGCGCCGCTGGATCCTGATCGAGATGGAGCCTGTCCTCGCCAGCACGCTCGAGAGCCGCGCCGCCCGTTCGCTCGCGCTGTCGATCGCCGCCGCGGTCATTCTGACGCTCGCCGCAATTCTGTTCTGGCGCACATCGGGCAAGTACCAGAGTGCACTGCTGCGACTCGAGGAACAGAGGCGGCTGACACTGCTGGGTGAGATGTCGGCCGTCCTCGCGCACGAGATCCGGAATCCGCTGGCATCGCTAAAGGGAAACGCGCAGCTGCTCGCCGAGCGGCTGCCGACCGACTCACGGGAGCACGCGCGCGCCGAGCGTGTCGTCGGCGAGGCGACGCGGCTCGAAGCGCTGACGTCCGACCTGCTCGATTTCGCGCGCAGCACCACAGTCGAGCGACAGTCCATCGACCCCATGGAGGTATTGCAGGCATCGATCGGCGACGTGAGCGCCGATGGCTTCGATGTCCAGAGCGCCGGTGTGCCAGCGAGATGGCCGATGGATCCCGCGCGCATCCGCCAGATCCTCGTGAATGTGCTGCAGAACGCGCGGCAGGCCTCGCCGGAGGGTTCACGGCCGCGCGTGCATGTGGCGCAGGAGGACGATCGCCTGGTTTACGAGGTCCGCGACTTCGGCGATGGGCTCGCGCCAGGCACCGCGACACGTATCTTCGATCCGTTCTTCACGACGCGCACGAGTGGCACCGGGCTCGGCCTGGCCGTGGCGCGCCGCGCCGCCGAGATGCACGGCGGCCTGGTCAGCGCACGCAACCATGAAGAGGGTGGTGCCGTGTTCCGCATCGAGATTCCGGCCGGAGGCTGA
- a CDS encoding TolC family protein, whose translation MADIHGWRWMGAIVAIALGIGSGASAQAPTIVTFDEAIGIALRQSSAIARSENTQTLNALAVSDARMSFLPDLRLSTSGSQDLQSSGIGGASQSVNARLSSSVTLFDGFANMANLRSAELQETAGSMDAARTRQDVVFSVISGYLTLIEAREQVRVAEDNLSAQRDREAELVILVDRGARPIADLYQQRATAAAARSTLVEAERSRELAEVALVQALRLDAAAEYEFEAPAIADAARDILLDVPTLVDQALQRRADIAALAARTDAAEQGVRAAAASRMPTVSLSAGYGANYSSAAELGLTDQLDQSRGGSVSLSVSLPLFDRLTSGRAIERANVQVDNARLSLEDQRQQVALEVKRAVLDREAAVARLDAADARVAAAQQALTSTEARYDAGVATLFELTQSRTAYVDAMSAQVRARYTLVYQDQVLDYYTGGMDAGARLTN comes from the coding sequence ATGGCTGACATACATGGATGGCGGTGGATGGGTGCGATCGTGGCGATCGCGCTCGGGATTGGCAGCGGGGCATCTGCCCAGGCTCCCACGATAGTCACGTTCGACGAGGCGATCGGAATCGCACTTCGCCAGAGCAGTGCGATTGCGCGGTCGGAGAATACGCAGACGTTGAACGCGCTGGCCGTGTCGGATGCGAGGATGAGCTTCCTGCCCGACCTGCGCCTCAGCACGTCCGGGTCACAGGATCTCCAGTCGAGCGGTATCGGCGGCGCCTCGCAGTCGGTGAATGCGCGGCTGTCGTCGAGTGTGACGCTGTTCGACGGGTTCGCGAACATGGCCAACCTGCGCAGCGCCGAGCTCCAGGAGACGGCCGGCTCCATGGATGCGGCGCGGACGCGCCAGGATGTGGTATTCTCCGTGATCTCCGGATACCTGACGCTGATCGAGGCGCGCGAGCAGGTGCGCGTGGCGGAGGACAATCTGTCCGCACAGAGGGATCGCGAAGCGGAGCTGGTGATCCTCGTGGACCGCGGCGCCCGTCCGATCGCCGACCTGTATCAGCAGCGGGCGACGGCTGCGGCCGCACGCTCGACGCTCGTGGAGGCGGAGCGCTCCCGTGAGCTGGCGGAAGTGGCGCTGGTGCAGGCGCTGCGGCTGGACGCGGCAGCCGAGTACGAGTTCGAGGCGCCGGCGATCGCTGATGCGGCGCGCGACATCCTGCTCGATGTGCCCACGCTCGTCGACCAGGCTTTGCAGCGACGTGCGGACATCGCGGCGCTTGCCGCGCGCACCGACGCGGCAGAGCAGGGCGTGCGCGCCGCGGCAGCATCGCGAATGCCGACCGTGTCACTGTCCGCCGGCTACGGCGCGAACTACTCGAGCGCTGCCGAGCTCGGCCTGACCGATCAGCTCGACCAGTCACGCGGCGGCTCCGTGAGCCTGTCGGTGTCGCTCCCGTTGTTCGACCGACTCACGAGCGGACGCGCGATCGAGCGCGCGAACGTGCAGGTGGACAATGCCCGGCTCAGCCTGGAAGACCAGCGTCAGCAGGTCGCGCTGGAGGTGAAGCGTGCCGTGCTTGATCGCGAGGCGGCCGTCGCGCGACTGGATGCGGCGGACGCGCGCGTCGCCGCGGCGCAGCAGGCCCTCACCTCGACGGAAGCACGCTATGATGCCGGCGTTGCGACCCTGTTCGAGCTCACCCAGTCCCGCACGGCGTATGTCGATGCCATGAGCGCGCAGGTCCGCGCACGCTACACGCTGGTGTACCAGGACCAGGTGCTGGATTATTACACAGGCGGCATGGATGCGGGCGCCCGGCTCACGAACTGA
- the pgm gene encoding phosphoglucomutase (alpha-D-glucose-1,6-bisphosphate-dependent) produces MSIHELAGQPAPHTSLINVADLVTRYFVDEPDPAAPTQRISFGTSGHRGSSLTSSFNESHIVAICAALVEHRREAGITGPLFIGRDTHALSEAAYATAIEVLAAHDVRLVTDSGSRYTPTPVISHAILKHNRSADAADLADGIVITPSHNPPADGGFKYNPPTGGPADTAITAAIQARANELLDAGTGGIARLSLRRALAAGTTRHVDIGEAYIRDLAGVLDMDAIAGAQLRIGVDPMGGSAVDHWERIADTYGIDITVVNPVVDPAFAFMPLDWDGRIRMDCSSPYAMAGLIALKDQYDVAFGNDPDADRHGIVAPSTGLLNPNHFLAVAIWYLFQNRDEWSADAAIGKTLVSSSIIDRIAAHLGRRVVEVPVGFKWFVDGLLSGALAFGGEESAGASFVRRDGSVWTTDKDGILLALLAAEITARTERDPGEIYRNIEDRFGASVYQRIDAPATAEQKAALQKLSPDDVRADTLAGEKIVARLTRAPGNDAPIGGLKVVTENGWFAARPSGTEDVYKIYAESFLGEEHLQRIQEEARQIIA; encoded by the coding sequence ATGAGCATCCACGAGCTGGCGGGACAGCCCGCACCGCACACCTCACTGATCAATGTCGCGGACCTCGTGACACGGTATTTCGTCGACGAGCCTGATCCGGCGGCGCCGACGCAGCGGATATCGTTCGGCACGTCGGGGCATCGCGGATCGTCGCTCACGAGCAGCTTCAACGAATCGCACATCGTGGCCATCTGCGCGGCACTGGTCGAGCACCGGCGCGAGGCGGGCATCACCGGGCCGCTCTTCATCGGCCGAGATACGCACGCGCTGTCCGAAGCCGCCTATGCCACCGCCATCGAGGTTCTCGCCGCGCACGACGTCCGGCTCGTCACCGATTCGGGCTCACGATACACGCCGACACCCGTCATTTCACACGCGATACTGAAACACAATCGCAGTGCAGACGCGGCCGATCTCGCCGACGGCATCGTGATCACGCCATCCCACAACCCGCCCGCGGACGGCGGCTTCAAGTACAACCCGCCGACGGGCGGCCCGGCCGATACGGCGATAACGGCTGCGATCCAGGCGCGCGCGAATGAGCTTCTGGACGCCGGGACCGGCGGCATTGCGCGTCTGTCGCTGCGCCGTGCGCTGGCGGCCGGCACGACGCGTCACGTCGACATCGGCGAGGCGTACATCCGGGATCTCGCGGGCGTGCTCGACATGGATGCGATCGCGGGTGCGCAGCTGCGCATCGGCGTCGATCCCATGGGCGGCTCGGCGGTCGATCACTGGGAGCGGATCGCTGACACGTATGGCATCGACATCACGGTCGTGAATCCCGTCGTCGATCCCGCGTTCGCGTTCATGCCGCTCGACTGGGATGGCCGCATCCGCATGGACTGCTCATCGCCGTATGCGATGGCAGGCCTGATCGCACTGAAGGATCAGTACGACGTCGCCTTCGGTAACGATCCGGACGCCGATCGCCACGGTATCGTCGCACCATCGACCGGGCTGCTGAACCCGAACCACTTCCTGGCGGTCGCGATCTGGTACCTCTTCCAGAACCGTGACGAGTGGAGCGCGGACGCGGCGATCGGCAAGACACTCGTCTCCAGCTCCATCATCGATCGCATCGCGGCTCACCTCGGCCGCCGTGTGGTGGAGGTGCCGGTCGGATTCAAGTGGTTCGTCGACGGGCTGCTTTCGGGCGCACTCGCGTTCGGCGGCGAGGAGAGCGCGGGCGCGTCATTCGTGCGGCGCGATGGCAGCGTGTGGACGACGGACAAGGACGGCATCCTCCTCGCCCTCCTGGCGGCGGAGATCACGGCGCGCACGGAGCGCGATCCGGGGGAGATCTACCGCAACATCGAAGACCGCTTCGGCGCGTCCGTGTACCAGCGCATCGATGCGCCTGCCACGGCGGAGCAGAAGGCCGCGCTTCAGAAGCTGTCGCCGGACGACGTGAGGGCGGACACGCTCGCCGGTGAGAAGATCGTCGCGCGTCTCACGCGTGCTCCGGGCAACGATGCTCCGATAGGCGGCCTGAAGGTAGTGACGGAGAACGGCTGGTTCGCCGCGCGGCCGTCCGGTACGGAGGACGTCTACAAGATCTACGCGGAGAGCTTCCTCGGCGAGGAGCATCTGCAGCGGATCCAGGAGGAAGCGCGGCAGATCATCGCCTGA